In Brachyhypopomus gauderio isolate BG-103 chromosome 11, BGAUD_0.2, whole genome shotgun sequence, a single genomic region encodes these proteins:
- the LOC143526799 gene encoding type 2 DNA topoisomerase 6 subunit B-like isoform X1, whose product MTSKLQQVIRLLMVLTRNDCTESKRSSARPDGRGGLLVLRVHSMQAVRRPTYTECQRNMSRMRLQRDFLPVSIFVTVLVKKTFKCSQTSLGLCILFARSRTTRTSRKRRPLLQHFFKDSVLLMLRAKNRLSLMDHAISMDSTIFSQTPFTMACLPTCTRMHPVLGERVALLLPSEVMEAGLCGELSMATLATLRPCMDQYPNWPTRLSHIHVLVYSPSGVPLKRGEGATQLSFLHSLADSPAWVELGLARVRHAESQSGQGSVSCEVEFSVDDEDDTQPQGRRVEPEHTVQQTVMLFLLFEYRDPFHSQLSDVIGTVQIRSEETLERCLDKVLWYNDDKVRSALQSLLKSALRGFLKRNKSQERLQSAMSVILSSVKSIVSSSSSVDFRTACLTTMKVQSSYDLSFPLHQKLQRVINGRFVSRSRCTSEKASETIMSEWNSHEEPENGK is encoded by the exons CAGCAG GTTATCAGGTTACTGATGGTTCTGACCCGTAATGATTGCACTGAGTCTAAACGTAGCAGTGCTCGTCCAGACGGCCGAGGGGGCTTGCTGGTTCTGCGGGTCCACAGCATGCAGGCTGTCAGACGACCAACGTACACCG AATGTCAGAGGAACATGTCCAGAATG AGGCTACAGCGAGACTTTCTTCCAGTATCTATttttgtgactgtccttgtgaaGAAGACCTTCAAATGTTCTCAAACATCTTTGGGCCTTTGCATTTTGTTTGCTCGTTCCAG GACGACCAGGACAAGCAGGAAACGGAGGCCGCTACTGCAACATTTCTTCAAAGACTCAGTCTTGTTAATGCTAAG AGCCAAGAATAGACTTTCACTTATGGATCATGCCATTTCCATGGACAGTACCATATTTTCCCA GACTCCGTTCACCATGGCATGCCTCCCTACATGTACGAGAATGCACCCTGTTTTGGGGGAGAGAGTGGCTCTCCTACTGCCTTCTGAAGTCATGGAGGCAGGGTTGTGTGGAGAGTTGAGTATGGCTACCCTGGCCACCCTCAGGCCCTGTATGGACCAGTACCCTAACTGGCCAACTCGACtttcacatatacac GTGTTGGTGTACAGTCCCAGTGGTGTTCCTctgaagagaggagaaggggcGACCCAGCTGAGCTTCCTCCACAGCCTGGCTGACTCCCCGGCCTGGGTGGAGCTGGGGCTGGCTCGAGTCCGCCACGCAGAGTCGCAAAGCGGTCAGG GATCTGTGTCCTGTGAGGTGGAGTTTTCTGTAGACGATGAGGACGACACTCAACCGCAGGGGAGGCGGGTTGAGCCTGAGCACACCGTGCAGCAGACTGTCATGCTTTTCCTTCTCTTCGAGTACAGAGACCCCTTCCACTCCCAGCTCTCTGACGTCATCGGTACGGTTCAGATCA gGAGTGAAGAAACTTTAGAGAGATGTTTGGACAAGGTGCTTTGGTACAATGATGACAAAGTAAGATCAGCCCTGCAGTCGTTACTGAAAAGTGCCCTCAGGGGATTTCTAAAAAGAAACAAG TCCCAAGAGAGGCTTCAGTCTGCCATGTCGGTGATTCTGAGCTCTGTAAAGAGTATTGTGAGCAGCAGTAGCAGTGTCGATTTTCGCACCGCCTGTCTGACTACCATGAAG GTGCAGAGCAGCTATGACCTGTCTTTCCCCTTACATCAAAAACTTCAGAGAGTCATAAATGGGCGATTTGTTTCCAGAAGCAGATGTACTTCTGAAAAG GCTTCAGAGACGATTATGTCTGAGTGGAACAGCCATGAGGAACCTGAAAATGGCAAGTGA
- the LOC143526799 gene encoding type 2 DNA topoisomerase 6 subunit B-like isoform X2, with translation MTSKLQQVIRLLMVLTRNDCTESKRSSARPDGRGGLLVLRVHSMQAVRRPTYTECQRNMSRMRLQRDFLPVSIFVTVLVKKTFKCSQTSLGLCILFARSRTTRTSRKRRPLLQHFFKDSVLLMLRAKNRLSLMDHAISMDSTIFSQTPFTMACLPTCTRMHPVLGERVALLLPSEVMEAGLCGELSMATLATLRPCMDQYPNWPTRLSHIHVLVYSPSGVPLKRGEGATQLSFLHSLADSPAWVELGLARVRHAESQSGSVSCEVEFSVDDEDDTQPQGRRVEPEHTVQQTVMLFLLFEYRDPFHSQLSDVIGTVQIRSEETLERCLDKVLWYNDDKVRSALQSLLKSALRGFLKRNKSQERLQSAMSVILSSVKSIVSSSSSVDFRTACLTTMKVQSSYDLSFPLHQKLQRVINGRFVSRSRCTSEKASETIMSEWNSHEEPENGK, from the exons CAGCAG GTTATCAGGTTACTGATGGTTCTGACCCGTAATGATTGCACTGAGTCTAAACGTAGCAGTGCTCGTCCAGACGGCCGAGGGGGCTTGCTGGTTCTGCGGGTCCACAGCATGCAGGCTGTCAGACGACCAACGTACACCG AATGTCAGAGGAACATGTCCAGAATG AGGCTACAGCGAGACTTTCTTCCAGTATCTATttttgtgactgtccttgtgaaGAAGACCTTCAAATGTTCTCAAACATCTTTGGGCCTTTGCATTTTGTTTGCTCGTTCCAG GACGACCAGGACAAGCAGGAAACGGAGGCCGCTACTGCAACATTTCTTCAAAGACTCAGTCTTGTTAATGCTAAG AGCCAAGAATAGACTTTCACTTATGGATCATGCCATTTCCATGGACAGTACCATATTTTCCCA GACTCCGTTCACCATGGCATGCCTCCCTACATGTACGAGAATGCACCCTGTTTTGGGGGAGAGAGTGGCTCTCCTACTGCCTTCTGAAGTCATGGAGGCAGGGTTGTGTGGAGAGTTGAGTATGGCTACCCTGGCCACCCTCAGGCCCTGTATGGACCAGTACCCTAACTGGCCAACTCGACtttcacatatacac GTGTTGGTGTACAGTCCCAGTGGTGTTCCTctgaagagaggagaaggggcGACCCAGCTGAGCTTCCTCCACAGCCTGGCTGACTCCCCGGCCTGGGTGGAGCTGGGGCTGGCTCGAGTCCGCCACGCAGAGTCGCAAAGCG GATCTGTGTCCTGTGAGGTGGAGTTTTCTGTAGACGATGAGGACGACACTCAACCGCAGGGGAGGCGGGTTGAGCCTGAGCACACCGTGCAGCAGACTGTCATGCTTTTCCTTCTCTTCGAGTACAGAGACCCCTTCCACTCCCAGCTCTCTGACGTCATCGGTACGGTTCAGATCA gGAGTGAAGAAACTTTAGAGAGATGTTTGGACAAGGTGCTTTGGTACAATGATGACAAAGTAAGATCAGCCCTGCAGTCGTTACTGAAAAGTGCCCTCAGGGGATTTCTAAAAAGAAACAAG TCCCAAGAGAGGCTTCAGTCTGCCATGTCGGTGATTCTGAGCTCTGTAAAGAGTATTGTGAGCAGCAGTAGCAGTGTCGATTTTCGCACCGCCTGTCTGACTACCATGAAG GTGCAGAGCAGCTATGACCTGTCTTTCCCCTTACATCAAAAACTTCAGAGAGTCATAAATGGGCGATTTGTTTCCAGAAGCAGATGTACTTCTGAAAAG GCTTCAGAGACGATTATGTCTGAGTGGAACAGCCATGAGGAACCTGAAAATGGCAAGTGA
- the LOC143526799 gene encoding type 2 DNA topoisomerase 6 subunit B-like isoform X5 encodes MTSKLQQVIRLLMVLTRNDCTESKRSSARPDGRGGLLVLRVHSMQAVRRPTYTECQRNMSRMRLQRDFLPVSIFVTVLVKKTFKCSQTSLGLCILFARSRTTRTSRKRRPLLQHFFKDSVLLMLRTPFTMACLPTCTRMHPVLGERVALLLPSEVMEAGLCGELSMATLATLRPCMDQYPNWPTRLSHIHVLVYSPSGVPLKRGEGATQLSFLHSLADSPAWVELGLARVRHAESQSGQGSVSCEVEFSVDDEDDTQPQGRRVEPEHTVQQTVMLFLLFEYRDPFHSQLSDVIGTVQIRSEETLERCLDKVLWYNDDKVRSALQSLLKSALRGFLKRNKSQERLQSAMSVILSSVKSIVSSSSSVDFRTACLTTMKVQSSYDLSFPLHQKLQRVINGRFVSRSRCTSEKASETIMSEWNSHEEPENGK; translated from the exons CAGCAG GTTATCAGGTTACTGATGGTTCTGACCCGTAATGATTGCACTGAGTCTAAACGTAGCAGTGCTCGTCCAGACGGCCGAGGGGGCTTGCTGGTTCTGCGGGTCCACAGCATGCAGGCTGTCAGACGACCAACGTACACCG AATGTCAGAGGAACATGTCCAGAATG AGGCTACAGCGAGACTTTCTTCCAGTATCTATttttgtgactgtccttgtgaaGAAGACCTTCAAATGTTCTCAAACATCTTTGGGCCTTTGCATTTTGTTTGCTCGTTCCAG GACGACCAGGACAAGCAGGAAACGGAGGCCGCTACTGCAACATTTCTTCAAAGACTCAGTCTTGTTAATGCTAAG GACTCCGTTCACCATGGCATGCCTCCCTACATGTACGAGAATGCACCCTGTTTTGGGGGAGAGAGTGGCTCTCCTACTGCCTTCTGAAGTCATGGAGGCAGGGTTGTGTGGAGAGTTGAGTATGGCTACCCTGGCCACCCTCAGGCCCTGTATGGACCAGTACCCTAACTGGCCAACTCGACtttcacatatacac GTGTTGGTGTACAGTCCCAGTGGTGTTCCTctgaagagaggagaaggggcGACCCAGCTGAGCTTCCTCCACAGCCTGGCTGACTCCCCGGCCTGGGTGGAGCTGGGGCTGGCTCGAGTCCGCCACGCAGAGTCGCAAAGCGGTCAGG GATCTGTGTCCTGTGAGGTGGAGTTTTCTGTAGACGATGAGGACGACACTCAACCGCAGGGGAGGCGGGTTGAGCCTGAGCACACCGTGCAGCAGACTGTCATGCTTTTCCTTCTCTTCGAGTACAGAGACCCCTTCCACTCCCAGCTCTCTGACGTCATCGGTACGGTTCAGATCA gGAGTGAAGAAACTTTAGAGAGATGTTTGGACAAGGTGCTTTGGTACAATGATGACAAAGTAAGATCAGCCCTGCAGTCGTTACTGAAAAGTGCCCTCAGGGGATTTCTAAAAAGAAACAAG TCCCAAGAGAGGCTTCAGTCTGCCATGTCGGTGATTCTGAGCTCTGTAAAGAGTATTGTGAGCAGCAGTAGCAGTGTCGATTTTCGCACCGCCTGTCTGACTACCATGAAG GTGCAGAGCAGCTATGACCTGTCTTTCCCCTTACATCAAAAACTTCAGAGAGTCATAAATGGGCGATTTGTTTCCAGAAGCAGATGTACTTCTGAAAAG GCTTCAGAGACGATTATGTCTGAGTGGAACAGCCATGAGGAACCTGAAAATGGCAAGTGA
- the LOC143526799 gene encoding type 2 DNA topoisomerase 6 subunit B-like isoform X7, whose amino-acid sequence MFSNIFGPLHFVCSFQDDQDKQETEAATATFLQRLSLVNAKVTIVFKVRDKEHSHSQVFRAKNRLSLMDHAISMDSTIFSQTPFTMACLPTCTRMHPVLGERVALLLPSEVMEAGLCGELSMATLATLRPCMDQYPNWPTRLSHIHVLVYSPSGVPLKRGEGATQLSFLHSLADSPAWVELGLARVRHAESQSGQGSVSCEVEFSVDDEDDTQPQGRRVEPEHTVQQTVMLFLLFEYRDPFHSQLSDVIGTVQIRSEETLERCLDKVLWYNDDKVRSALQSLLKSALRGFLKRNKSQERLQSAMSVILSSVKSIVSSSSSVDFRTACLTTMKVQSSYDLSFPLHQKLQRVINGRFVSRSRCTSEKASETIMSEWNSHEEPENGK is encoded by the exons ATGTTCTCAAACATCTTTGGGCCTTTGCATTTTGTTTGCTCGTTCCAG GACGACCAGGACAAGCAGGAAACGGAGGCCGCTACTGCAACATTTCTTCAAAGACTCAGTCTTGTTAATGCTAAG GTCACGATTGTCTTCAAAGTCAGGGATAaagaacactcacacagccaAGTATTCAG AGCCAAGAATAGACTTTCACTTATGGATCATGCCATTTCCATGGACAGTACCATATTTTCCCA GACTCCGTTCACCATGGCATGCCTCCCTACATGTACGAGAATGCACCCTGTTTTGGGGGAGAGAGTGGCTCTCCTACTGCCTTCTGAAGTCATGGAGGCAGGGTTGTGTGGAGAGTTGAGTATGGCTACCCTGGCCACCCTCAGGCCCTGTATGGACCAGTACCCTAACTGGCCAACTCGACtttcacatatacac GTGTTGGTGTACAGTCCCAGTGGTGTTCCTctgaagagaggagaaggggcGACCCAGCTGAGCTTCCTCCACAGCCTGGCTGACTCCCCGGCCTGGGTGGAGCTGGGGCTGGCTCGAGTCCGCCACGCAGAGTCGCAAAGCGGTCAGG GATCTGTGTCCTGTGAGGTGGAGTTTTCTGTAGACGATGAGGACGACACTCAACCGCAGGGGAGGCGGGTTGAGCCTGAGCACACCGTGCAGCAGACTGTCATGCTTTTCCTTCTCTTCGAGTACAGAGACCCCTTCCACTCCCAGCTCTCTGACGTCATCGGTACGGTTCAGATCA gGAGTGAAGAAACTTTAGAGAGATGTTTGGACAAGGTGCTTTGGTACAATGATGACAAAGTAAGATCAGCCCTGCAGTCGTTACTGAAAAGTGCCCTCAGGGGATTTCTAAAAAGAAACAAG TCCCAAGAGAGGCTTCAGTCTGCCATGTCGGTGATTCTGAGCTCTGTAAAGAGTATTGTGAGCAGCAGTAGCAGTGTCGATTTTCGCACCGCCTGTCTGACTACCATGAAG GTGCAGAGCAGCTATGACCTGTCTTTCCCCTTACATCAAAAACTTCAGAGAGTCATAAATGGGCGATTTGTTTCCAGAAGCAGATGTACTTCTGAAAAG GCTTCAGAGACGATTATGTCTGAGTGGAACAGCCATGAGGAACCTGAAAATGGCAAGTGA
- the LOC143526799 gene encoding type 2 DNA topoisomerase 6 subunit B-like isoform X3 produces the protein MTSKLQQVIRLLMVLTRNDCTESKRSSARPDGRGGLLVLRVHSMQAVRRPTYTECQRNMSRMRLQRDFLPVSIFVTVLVKKTFKCSQTSLGLCILFARSRTTRTSRKRRPLLQHFFKDSVLLMLRAKNRLSLMDHAISMDSTIFSQTPFTMACLPTCTRMHPVLGERVALLLPSEVMEAGLCGELSMATLATLRPCMDQYPNWPTRLSHIHVLVYSPSGVPLKRGEGATQLSFLHSLADSPAWVELGLARVRHAESQSGQGSVSCEVEFSVDDEDDTQPQGRRVEPEHTVQQTVMLFLLFEYRDPFHSQLSDVIGSEETLERCLDKVLWYNDDKVRSALQSLLKSALRGFLKRNKSQERLQSAMSVILSSVKSIVSSSSSVDFRTACLTTMKVQSSYDLSFPLHQKLQRVINGRFVSRSRCTSEKASETIMSEWNSHEEPENGK, from the exons CAGCAG GTTATCAGGTTACTGATGGTTCTGACCCGTAATGATTGCACTGAGTCTAAACGTAGCAGTGCTCGTCCAGACGGCCGAGGGGGCTTGCTGGTTCTGCGGGTCCACAGCATGCAGGCTGTCAGACGACCAACGTACACCG AATGTCAGAGGAACATGTCCAGAATG AGGCTACAGCGAGACTTTCTTCCAGTATCTATttttgtgactgtccttgtgaaGAAGACCTTCAAATGTTCTCAAACATCTTTGGGCCTTTGCATTTTGTTTGCTCGTTCCAG GACGACCAGGACAAGCAGGAAACGGAGGCCGCTACTGCAACATTTCTTCAAAGACTCAGTCTTGTTAATGCTAAG AGCCAAGAATAGACTTTCACTTATGGATCATGCCATTTCCATGGACAGTACCATATTTTCCCA GACTCCGTTCACCATGGCATGCCTCCCTACATGTACGAGAATGCACCCTGTTTTGGGGGAGAGAGTGGCTCTCCTACTGCCTTCTGAAGTCATGGAGGCAGGGTTGTGTGGAGAGTTGAGTATGGCTACCCTGGCCACCCTCAGGCCCTGTATGGACCAGTACCCTAACTGGCCAACTCGACtttcacatatacac GTGTTGGTGTACAGTCCCAGTGGTGTTCCTctgaagagaggagaaggggcGACCCAGCTGAGCTTCCTCCACAGCCTGGCTGACTCCCCGGCCTGGGTGGAGCTGGGGCTGGCTCGAGTCCGCCACGCAGAGTCGCAAAGCGGTCAGG GATCTGTGTCCTGTGAGGTGGAGTTTTCTGTAGACGATGAGGACGACACTCAACCGCAGGGGAGGCGGGTTGAGCCTGAGCACACCGTGCAGCAGACTGTCATGCTTTTCCTTCTCTTCGAGTACAGAGACCCCTTCCACTCCCAGCTCTCTGACGTCATCG gGAGTGAAGAAACTTTAGAGAGATGTTTGGACAAGGTGCTTTGGTACAATGATGACAAAGTAAGATCAGCCCTGCAGTCGTTACTGAAAAGTGCCCTCAGGGGATTTCTAAAAAGAAACAAG TCCCAAGAGAGGCTTCAGTCTGCCATGTCGGTGATTCTGAGCTCTGTAAAGAGTATTGTGAGCAGCAGTAGCAGTGTCGATTTTCGCACCGCCTGTCTGACTACCATGAAG GTGCAGAGCAGCTATGACCTGTCTTTCCCCTTACATCAAAAACTTCAGAGAGTCATAAATGGGCGATTTGTTTCCAGAAGCAGATGTACTTCTGAAAAG GCTTCAGAGACGATTATGTCTGAGTGGAACAGCCATGAGGAACCTGAAAATGGCAAGTGA
- the LOC143526799 gene encoding type 2 DNA topoisomerase 6 subunit B-like isoform X6 encodes MSEEHVQNEATARLSSSIYFCDCPCEEDLQMFSNIFGPLHFVCSFQDDQDKQETEAATATFLQRLSLVNAKVTIVFKVRDKEHSHSQVFRAKNRLSLMDHAISMDSTIFSQTPFTMACLPTCTRMHPVLGERVALLLPSEVMEAGLCGELSMATLATLRPCMDQYPNWPTRLSHIHVLVYSPSGVPLKRGEGATQLSFLHSLADSPAWVELGLARVRHAESQSGQGSVSCEVEFSVDDEDDTQPQGRRVEPEHTVQQTVMLFLLFEYRDPFHSQLSDVIGTVQIRSEETLERCLDKVLWYNDDKVRSALQSLLKSALRGFLKRNKSQERLQSAMSVILSSVKSIVSSSSSVDFRTACLTTMKVQSSYDLSFPLHQKLQRVINGRFVSRSRCTSEKASETIMSEWNSHEEPENGK; translated from the exons ATGTCAGAGGAACATGTCCAGAATG AGGCTACAGCGAGACTTTCTTCCAGTATCTATttttgtgactgtccttgtgaaGAAGACCTTCAAATGTTCTCAAACATCTTTGGGCCTTTGCATTTTGTTTGCTCGTTCCAG GACGACCAGGACAAGCAGGAAACGGAGGCCGCTACTGCAACATTTCTTCAAAGACTCAGTCTTGTTAATGCTAAG GTCACGATTGTCTTCAAAGTCAGGGATAaagaacactcacacagccaAGTATTCAG AGCCAAGAATAGACTTTCACTTATGGATCATGCCATTTCCATGGACAGTACCATATTTTCCCA GACTCCGTTCACCATGGCATGCCTCCCTACATGTACGAGAATGCACCCTGTTTTGGGGGAGAGAGTGGCTCTCCTACTGCCTTCTGAAGTCATGGAGGCAGGGTTGTGTGGAGAGTTGAGTATGGCTACCCTGGCCACCCTCAGGCCCTGTATGGACCAGTACCCTAACTGGCCAACTCGACtttcacatatacac GTGTTGGTGTACAGTCCCAGTGGTGTTCCTctgaagagaggagaaggggcGACCCAGCTGAGCTTCCTCCACAGCCTGGCTGACTCCCCGGCCTGGGTGGAGCTGGGGCTGGCTCGAGTCCGCCACGCAGAGTCGCAAAGCGGTCAGG GATCTGTGTCCTGTGAGGTGGAGTTTTCTGTAGACGATGAGGACGACACTCAACCGCAGGGGAGGCGGGTTGAGCCTGAGCACACCGTGCAGCAGACTGTCATGCTTTTCCTTCTCTTCGAGTACAGAGACCCCTTCCACTCCCAGCTCTCTGACGTCATCGGTACGGTTCAGATCA gGAGTGAAGAAACTTTAGAGAGATGTTTGGACAAGGTGCTTTGGTACAATGATGACAAAGTAAGATCAGCCCTGCAGTCGTTACTGAAAAGTGCCCTCAGGGGATTTCTAAAAAGAAACAAG TCCCAAGAGAGGCTTCAGTCTGCCATGTCGGTGATTCTGAGCTCTGTAAAGAGTATTGTGAGCAGCAGTAGCAGTGTCGATTTTCGCACCGCCTGTCTGACTACCATGAAG GTGCAGAGCAGCTATGACCTGTCTTTCCCCTTACATCAAAAACTTCAGAGAGTCATAAATGGGCGATTTGTTTCCAGAAGCAGATGTACTTCTGAAAAG GCTTCAGAGACGATTATGTCTGAGTGGAACAGCCATGAGGAACCTGAAAATGGCAAGTGA
- the LOC143526799 gene encoding type 2 DNA topoisomerase 6 subunit B-like isoform X4, giving the protein MVLTRNDCTESKRSSARPDGRGGLLVLRVHSMQAVRRPTYTECQRNMSRMRLQRDFLPVSIFVTVLVKKTFKCSQTSLGLCILFARSRTTRTSRKRRPLLQHFFKDSVLLMLRAKNRLSLMDHAISMDSTIFSQTPFTMACLPTCTRMHPVLGERVALLLPSEVMEAGLCGELSMATLATLRPCMDQYPNWPTRLSHIHVLVYSPSGVPLKRGEGATQLSFLHSLADSPAWVELGLARVRHAESQSGQGSVSCEVEFSVDDEDDTQPQGRRVEPEHTVQQTVMLFLLFEYRDPFHSQLSDVIGTVQIRSEETLERCLDKVLWYNDDKVRSALQSLLKSALRGFLKRNKSQERLQSAMSVILSSVKSIVSSSSSVDFRTACLTTMKVQSSYDLSFPLHQKLQRVINGRFVSRSRCTSEKASETIMSEWNSHEEPENGK; this is encoded by the exons ATGGTTCTGACCCGTAATGATTGCACTGAGTCTAAACGTAGCAGTGCTCGTCCAGACGGCCGAGGGGGCTTGCTGGTTCTGCGGGTCCACAGCATGCAGGCTGTCAGACGACCAACGTACACCG AATGTCAGAGGAACATGTCCAGAATG AGGCTACAGCGAGACTTTCTTCCAGTATCTATttttgtgactgtccttgtgaaGAAGACCTTCAAATGTTCTCAAACATCTTTGGGCCTTTGCATTTTGTTTGCTCGTTCCAG GACGACCAGGACAAGCAGGAAACGGAGGCCGCTACTGCAACATTTCTTCAAAGACTCAGTCTTGTTAATGCTAAG AGCCAAGAATAGACTTTCACTTATGGATCATGCCATTTCCATGGACAGTACCATATTTTCCCA GACTCCGTTCACCATGGCATGCCTCCCTACATGTACGAGAATGCACCCTGTTTTGGGGGAGAGAGTGGCTCTCCTACTGCCTTCTGAAGTCATGGAGGCAGGGTTGTGTGGAGAGTTGAGTATGGCTACCCTGGCCACCCTCAGGCCCTGTATGGACCAGTACCCTAACTGGCCAACTCGACtttcacatatacac GTGTTGGTGTACAGTCCCAGTGGTGTTCCTctgaagagaggagaaggggcGACCCAGCTGAGCTTCCTCCACAGCCTGGCTGACTCCCCGGCCTGGGTGGAGCTGGGGCTGGCTCGAGTCCGCCACGCAGAGTCGCAAAGCGGTCAGG GATCTGTGTCCTGTGAGGTGGAGTTTTCTGTAGACGATGAGGACGACACTCAACCGCAGGGGAGGCGGGTTGAGCCTGAGCACACCGTGCAGCAGACTGTCATGCTTTTCCTTCTCTTCGAGTACAGAGACCCCTTCCACTCCCAGCTCTCTGACGTCATCGGTACGGTTCAGATCA gGAGTGAAGAAACTTTAGAGAGATGTTTGGACAAGGTGCTTTGGTACAATGATGACAAAGTAAGATCAGCCCTGCAGTCGTTACTGAAAAGTGCCCTCAGGGGATTTCTAAAAAGAAACAAG TCCCAAGAGAGGCTTCAGTCTGCCATGTCGGTGATTCTGAGCTCTGTAAAGAGTATTGTGAGCAGCAGTAGCAGTGTCGATTTTCGCACCGCCTGTCTGACTACCATGAAG GTGCAGAGCAGCTATGACCTGTCTTTCCCCTTACATCAAAAACTTCAGAGAGTCATAAATGGGCGATTTGTTTCCAGAAGCAGATGTACTTCTGAAAAG GCTTCAGAGACGATTATGTCTGAGTGGAACAGCCATGAGGAACCTGAAAATGGCAAGTGA